A single Phragmites australis chromosome 4, lpPhrAust1.1, whole genome shotgun sequence DNA region contains:
- the LOC133914367 gene encoding uncharacterized protein LOC133914367: MGNSLRCCLACVLPCGSFDVIRIVHLSGHIDEYTRPVTAGEVIAVHPNHVLSRPCSQGGARRIQIVAPDSELKRGCFYFLVPASSVPEKKRKPLQPQQKKERSMKTVPSTASAKVTRDSGDRYLAEVLSEGKASLKHRRSVRATVWRPHLHSILEEANDS; encoded by the coding sequence ATGGGCAACAGCCTGCGGTGCTGCCTGGCCTGCGTCCTCCCCTGCGGCTCCTTCGACGTCATCCGGATCGTCCACCTCAGCGGCCACATCGACGAGTACACCCGCCCGGTCACCGCCGGCGAGGTCATCGCAGTGCACCCCAACCACGTCCTTAGCAGGCCGTGCTCCCAGGGCGGCGCACGGCGGATCCAGATCGTCGCCCCGGATTCGGAGCTGAAGCGTGGGTGCTTTTATTTCCTGGTGCCGGCGTCGTCGGTgccggagaagaagaggaagccgCTGCAGCCACAGCAGAAAAAGGAGCGGTCGATGAAGACCGTGCCGAGCACTGCCAGTGCTAAGGTGACAAGGGACAGTGGTGACAGGTACCTGGCGGAGGTGTTGTCGGAGGGCAAGGCCAGCCTGAAGCACCGCCGGAGCGTCCGTGCGACGGTGTGGCGGCCACACCTCCACAGCATCCTGGAAGAGGCCAATGATTCGTGA